GCTCAATATTCGTGAGTGTAAACTTGATGTGTTCCCTGTCCAACTTCGCCACTTCTTCTCTCGTCAATTTTGGTACAGTTCCGTCTGGTGATTCCAGAAACTCAATCGCTTCGTCGGCACCTTTCTTTTTATCACCCTAAGTAAAGACATGAAAATCAGTACCTACAAAATGTATAAATTCAAAATGGAGTTCTAGAACcttcttatctttcttttcttgtggTCGATCTACCAAGGACAAATCGGCAAAGAATGAGTCGTCCATAGGATCATCTATGTCGAAGCGCTTCGTCTTTTTTGGGATGATATCGAACTCTTGTGTTTGATGCAATGTCAGCGCATCCATCTGAGTTACAAGCTACCCCATATTTTGCTTCGACAGTTGGATCAAATTTGGATTATTACCTGTTTTCTCAGCTTCTCTGTCTCAATTCGCAGTCCCTTTAAGCAGGCGTCCTTCTCATTCAGGTCGTCCGTGCATTGCTTGAGATATGTTGTGTGAAAGgagaatataaaaagaaacactttCTTAATCGTTACCTTGACCTCCTTTAAGAATTTAAGCTCATCACGATTGAAGTCTTCTCTTCGTTGCCGGGTGTTTTTGATAAATTCCTCGAGTTCCTCGAGTTTTTCCTGTAGCcaaatcaaagaaattgaaaatcacTAGAACGAGATCTTAGAATGAGTAAATTAACAAATGGATTCCAACAAAACACTTAAAGTAGTTCAGAATAGTTACCTTCAGTTCAGCTTGTGTAGCTTTTGCCTGGTTTACAAGTTTTGGCAAATTCTCCTCTTCTTCCGCAAGTTTCTGTTCCTTCGCCTTTTTATCAGCTAATTGTTTCTCGAGGAACTTGATACGATTTTGGAcctaaaaagaataaaaaaggtaAGAAGGAATGTAACCCACAGATATCCAAGAGGTGGCATTCCGAGAGTATAGAATAGATAACTGAGGCCATCAGCATGCATAAAAAGGAGTTTTTCTATCAACATCAGCGAATATCTGATCTCATTTTGTCATACTTTTAACTGTCATTAGAAGCATTCTATGATAGTACTGATGATGGTATTGAAAAAGTAGAGCAAGGATGAATCaggttttcttcatttaaaaaatgtgcaaCTCTAACCTTTTCCATGTTATGCTCGTTCAAATCTATGCTCACTCGCTCCTTCACAGCTTGTTCTTCGATTTCCTGACGTCTTTTCTTCGCTGTATCAGCTTCATCCAGATATTTCTGCATCACAGGTGTTTTACTGCTCAATAGGAATAACTatcaatagaaacaaaaattatacCTGCACAAACTCATGAAAAATGGATTTCACTTTGGCTGCAACCACATCTACTTTTGCTTTCGCAGCAGCAACCTCTTTCGCGCATTCCTCGCGTTCTGAAAATAAACGTAAACCAGGAATATGCAGAATTCTTCCAACTTTTTGTTAAAACATACCCGCAGTTGCTGCTTCAATTTCAGCCTTCTTAGCAGCAACTTCTGCTTCATCTGCCAAATTTTTCTCCAGCTGTTCACTTACGTACACAACCTGTTTCTCCATGTGAGCGATGCGTTCGGttaatttctagaaaagaaaaccgtATACATCACTATTGATTCACAAGACTTAGAACTTACAAGGATCTCGTTATCACAGCTATTGAACTGGGCACGTAGTCTGTTTGTTTCGTTACTAAGCGCAAATATCCTTTGTTCCATCTgaagaataaacaataaaagcaaaataattcaGTGACAGTACAAATCCatcatttctttaatttcagaGATAGAGTCAGAATCAAATGGAACAAATCAACAGCTGTATGCACCTGTCGACAAGAAGCAGACGTTTCCGCAAGTTTCTCACTCTTCTCGTCCAACTCTTTAGTCATGGCCGGCAATCGAGATTGAGCATCACGCATAGCTTTCTCAGCTTGACCCTTCTCTTTATTTCCCATTAGTCCACTGAAATTACCAACAAGCAATGCAtatcaaaattattattaacatCCAGTTTCTGGTCATCGCTGCACAATCATATCACAAGGGCATTCTGAAATTTGACCCCTAAAGACTCACTATTTCGGCGCACCTCCTCCAGAAACTGTACCAGAGCTGTCGATGACTTGTCCCAGAAGAGTAACTATGCGCAGTGCttaaaaacaagaagagatgAAACCATTTACTGACTGGACAAAACCAGAGGataaaatcccagaaaaaaataaactcacATCTATCTTTACGAGAGAGTTCCGTCGCTTCCTTCAACGTATCCACCACAAGAGTGTCAAACACAGTAGAATAGAAAACCTTCCGAAGTCGGGGATCTGGTATATCGATTAGATCGAATAAGCGAGGAGCAGGGCTAGAAAGTACCAATCGAACTAGGAGAAAcagacaaaaatgaaaattggcCATGTTAGTATTCCttacaactttttctttgtatcTATACTATCTTTGAACTCGTTTGTCTTGTCCAGAATGATGAAGTTAGTTCGACCAAGATTTCTCTAGAAATTTCAGTGTCGAGTTATGCAGCAGAATGAAGAATATCCTATCTAATTTTCACCTTTACAAGATAATCAATGGCTTCATGACCGTCATTTGTTGTCTCAACAACATAGGAATCCAAAGCAGCTGTGGTTGTCGAGATGGCTGCATCGTACTTTTTGTCGATAGTACCCAAATCACCCTGAATCGAATCAAATAAGAGATTTATTGATTGGCCAACTGATTCCATAACTCACCAGTCTGCCAATAAGTCCTTTGAGCAGGCCCTCAGCCTTCGCTTTACCCAATGCTTTTTGACGCTCTGTTCCAGCAATTCCAGAAGACACCAACTGTTTGTCTTCGGAGACTTTGGCACGCAAAACATTAACCTAAAAAAACCGAACCAAATTTAACCAATTTAGAACATTGGTTTGTATGCAGTGTCGCAGAACAAATCTGTCCGAGAGTTTTGTACAAGCAAAAACATCAGcacatttcattatatttctaCGCATTTACCTCCTCCATAAGCCtgtcctctttttctttgatgagTGGAAGGGAAGCTCGAGCTTGCGCCAAATCCTCCTGGACCTTGGGCAAAGACACCTTCAATTCATCCATCTCACTaaaaaagtaagcaaaaaaattttgctcaaTGTTATGAATCTCtcagaaaatttggaagacaaaagaacagcatacgtagttttcttttccagttcTTCTTTCCAAGTAGTCAGATTATTCTGGAAGTCAGCTAACCGCTTTCGCAGCTTAGTTTCTTCATGAGTCATATTTTTCAGAGCCTCCTTCGCAATATGGATCTAAATAAGCACAGGTAATTCAAACGTTTTAATTAATGTCTACCAAGGTCAGAAAGCAAAAGTGACCTTGTTCTTGGCATCGACTTCCTTCAAAACAAGGACTCCCATCTCTTCTTCAAGTCTGGCTCGTTCAGCTTTTTCTGGTCCCGCCTTTCGGTCAAACTTATCTCGGTTGTCATCAGcctacagaaagaaaacagtattTATGAAAATACTTGAGATAGAATAAAGCGACTGAATTGGATAAACGAACTTTCTTGATATTGTCACGCTCTAGTTCGTTCAATTCAGCAATGGACGCCTTGAGAACTTCAAGTCGAGCGGTAGCTTTTGCCGGGACACCTTTCAGTTCTTCTAACTACAATTAAGGAATAAAAGCTACTCGGAAATTCTTTCCTATAAGCCATGAAATGCGAAGTATCTGACACTCGGTTGCTCACCTTTTGTTTctccttttcaatttcatcacCGACACGAGCAATTTCGGTTACGTTCCTCTTCATCGTGTTCGTGCGAGCTTTCGCCGCTCTTTCAAGAGCATTGATTTCATCACGAGCAGCTTTTTCCTCCGCACAAATTTTTGCTTGGTTCCTGGAACATGTTTCACTTATCTAAACCCTCCTATTCAAGAGATACTATCAAGAAAATTGTACCTTTGTGCAGCCTCTAAACGATCATTATCTGCCTCTCTGGCGTCGAGAACCTCTTTAAGAGCCCTATCAACCGcctttttcttcccaaacGCTTCATCCCGAAGAGGTTGTATCTCATCGATTTCCTCCAGAATTTTAAATCTGAAATAAGAGGACATTTAAGATATACGGAACAAGGAAGTGAAGATTGTACAACATACAATTTTATATGGAAAAGTTGGTTTCTGAGAAGCACGGCATGATTCTCTGCTTTGAGGTACATAATCATTTCACGAACGGGTCCTTCCAGGGCGGATTTATCCCGTTCCGCTACTCGTACACTAAATTCCACACTAAAGTCCATAAACTTATATATAACTCAAATTGTGGCATGTCCAGGTAAAAGGGGTTAAGACAGCCAGAGatgtcttgaaaaaaagtgaaataaagaaGTTTATTGTGTAAGCGATGGTTATTCCCgaccaaaaaagagaaagaagagaaaaaggaaaagaaaaacctgagaaaaaaaaaccgaaatgaGGAAGGAAGCAAAATGTAGAGAGCAGCACAAGAGAGGTGAGCCGGTATAAGTTGGATGTGACGTGTCACACAGTATGCAAATACATAAAATGTATTAAGGTTGATAAACTAGTTCTTTCATCTCGGAACGTTTaccaaaattattattttttcaaagatctaGCGAGAGAAGTAACTATTGAACTCAGTGGGAGGACACAGAAGTTTATGAAGAATGCCCTTCAAAGAGTACCTATGAAACTGAAGGACTCGTTGAAAACAAGTTAAAACGACAATAGGCAAAAactaataacaaaaaagtacTTGGAAATTTAGAAAGACCTGTACGAACAAACCGTTGTAATGCATTTGTTCTTTGTTCCTTCAAAGTATTGACTTTTGCACTCAGCCTTTCGATGGGAATCTAGAAGATGTCACAAATATATTTCCCATTGAGAAATTTATGAACTATATTCTATCGtaagaataaatagaagaaatgtaGTAGACTGGAAACGACTTCTGTTTGTTATTTAAATCATACACGGAAACGGCTGGATCCAATGATATCTTCCAAATACTCGAGCATTCCTTCCTCATGAGCGTTTTCTCCTTTTGGCCTCATCATTGCTATTTGTTCTACTTCTCCCTAGAAGCAGACAGTGTGTTAAAGAATATAAAACATTCATATATACTTACTAACCTGCAGGATAAGGAAGCGATTATGGATGAGATCAATCCCGAACCCTCTTAAGCGACCCGCAATTTCTTTTATGGACATTGTCTAAGATAAGAATCAGTGAAGTCACCAgcataaacagaaagaattaCGAAAATACGCCTACCTTTCCATTCCAAGCATaaacactattattatttttataagctGTTCGTGAAACACTGAACTCGCTACCTTGAACAACTTCAAAGTGACCGTcctaaaattaacaaaattctGTTTGGTTTGAATAAACGTTGGGATCAattattctgaagaaaaaactgaaactttAGTTTCTTACTGCATCtagtaaaaacgaaaaaagataaTGATTATGAAATTAAATGCTTGATATTTAACATAGTTGAAACGAATGTTTAAAGAAACAACCTTGTCTATAATCTGCTCGAAGAAAACCTCAACGGTACAACTATTAATGTCGTCATGACCTCTTGAAGAGTGTATAAGTACAGATAATTTCTTAGAACGAATTTTTGAAGCCTAGAATTCGTGAAATGTGGAACAAcgtgaaaaggaaaacaaggaaaaaagtgggtCTAATGTTACCTTATATCCGAAAACGAATAATAAGGAGTCAATAACATTGCTTTTCCCTGAACCATTTGGACCAATAATAGCGGTGAAATTCTAAAGCAGTGATGAGACTAAAAAATACTTGAACATGAACTCAGGCTGAAAATAAAGAGTAGAAGCAAAGTAGTTCAGTAGCAAAGAATTGTAGCAGAGATAAATTCGgtaagaaaagaggaagagtaACAGTgacaaaaagtagaaataggaACGGTTCAAATAAGGAAGCTTCCCACCTTATGAAATGGTCCAATTCGCTGTGTACCGAAGTATGACTTGAAATTAGTACAAACAATTTCCCTGATTACGAGCCTTGCTCCACTACCATCAGGTTTCATACAAGGTTGAGGTCTTGGAGGAATTACCTAGGAGTAACGGTGCTTATTAAGCTTATACTATAGGGATTTCCAAAAA
This window of the Necator americanus strain Aroian chromosome III, whole genome shotgun sequence genome carries:
- a CDS encoding hypothetical protein (NECATOR_CHRIII.G12501.T2) — its product is MLKLSCEDVDFSCDDRTTCKLRRAETHFCPYVLVRVAVGRCAIWLFSYHAGPVYESAQRPVGTNVYLKHGQSDQPYDNETELKDESWPVCNLDLLILMARKKRVGSSDDDSDFSSDEEKKKKKPAKKRLPSPSKTPPAPKRKQAKLTTPARAGAASRKGQEQKDADSSSEEENEFVENYENEDLLRMVIPPRPQPCMKPDGSGARLVIREIVCTNFKSYFGTQRIGPFHKNFTAIIGPNGSGKSNVIDSLLFVFGYKASKIRSKKLSVLIHSSRGHDDINSCTVEVFFEQIIDKDGHFEVVQGSEFSVSRTAYKNNNSVYAWNGKTMSIKEIAGRLRGFGIDLIHNRFLILQGEVEQIAMMRPKGENAHEEGMLEYLEDIIGSSRFRIPIERLSAKVNTLKEQRTNALQRVRVAERDKSALEGPVREMIMYLKAENHAVLLRNQLFHIKLFKILEEIDEIQPLRDEAFGKKKAVDRALKEVLDAREADNDRLEAAQRNQAKICAEEKAARDEINALERAAKARTNTMKRNVTEIARVGDEIEKEKQKLEELKGVPAKATARLEVLKASIAELNELERDNIKKADDNRDKFDRKAGPEKAERARLEEEMGVLVLKEVDAKNKIHIAKEALKNMTHEETKLRKRLADFQNNLTTWKEELEKKTTEMDELKVSLPKVQEDLAQARASLPLIKEKEDRLMEEVNVLRAKVSEDKQLVSSGIAGTERQKALGKAKAEGLLKGLIGRLGDLGTIDKKYDAAISTTTAALDSYVVETTNDGHEAIDYLVKRNLGRTNFIILDKTNEFKDSIDTKKKFPAPRLFDLIDIPDPRLRKVFYSTVFDTLVVDTLKEATELSRKDRSLRIVTLLGQVIDSSGTVSGGGAPKYGLMGNKEKGQAEKAMRDAQSRLPAMTKELDEKSEKLAETSASCRQMEQRIFALSNETNRLRAQFNSCDNEILKLTERIAHMEKQVVYVSEQLEKNLADEAEVAAKKAEIEAATAEREECAKEVAAAKAKVDVVAAKVKSIFHEFVQKYLDEADTAKKRRQEIEEQAVKERVSIDLNEHNMEKVQNRIKFLEKQLADKKAKEQKLAEEEENLPKLVNQAKATQAELKEKLEELEEFIKNTRQRREDFNRDELKFLKEVKQCTDDLNEKDACLKGLRIETEKLRKQMDALTLHQTQEFDIIPKKTKRFDIDDPMDDSFFADLSLVDRPQEKKDKKGDKKKGADEAIEFLESPDGTVPKLTREEVAKLDREHIKFTLTNIEQKQLSSRTDINMHVISDYRVKLAKLETERAVLDAARETMEEHMAVLDNMRRDRLAEFMDGFERIGLGLKEMYQMITLGGDASLDLKDSMDPFTQGIQFMVRPPKKSWKQIENLSGGEKTLASLSLVFALHHYRPTPLYVMDEIDAALDFRNVSIIAHYVKDRTKNAQFVIISLRNNMFELGDRLIGIYKTFDRSQNVVIDPPQVKSVQAECARRDQEVLTKESSASDEEIDDDDMDDLFPPTVKDSHRRRSRAFSRGDNKENRLSRISQRTRLPSIAEDRETDAS
- a CDS encoding hypothetical protein (NECATOR_CHRIII.G12501.T1); the encoded protein is MARKKRVGSSDDDSDFSSDEEKKKKKPAKKRLPSPSKTPPAPKRKQAKLTTPARAGAASRKGQEQKDADSSSEEENEFVENYENEDLLRMVIPPRPQPCMKPDGSGARLVIREIVCTNFKSYFGTQRIGPFHKNFTAIIGPNGSGKSNVIDSLLFVFGYKASKIRSKKLSVLIHSSRGHDDINSCTVEVFFEQIIDKDGHFEVVQGSEFSVSRTAYKNNNSVYAWNGKTMSIKEIAGRLRGFGIDLIHNRFLILQGEVEQIAMMRPKGENAHEEGMLEYLEDIIGSSRFRIPIERLSAKVNTLKEQRTNALQRVRVAERDKSALEGPVREMIMYLKAENHAVLLRNQLFHIKLFKILEEIDEIQPLRDEAFGKKKAVDRALKEVLDAREADNDRLEAAQRNQAKICAEEKAARDEINALERAAKARTNTMKRNVTEIARVGDEIEKEKQKLEELKGVPAKATARLEVLKASIAELNELERDNIKKADDNRDKFDRKAGPEKAERARLEEEMGVLVLKEVDAKNKIHIAKEALKNMTHEETKLRKRLADFQNNLTTWKEELEKKTTEMDELKVSLPKVQEDLAQARASLPLIKEKEDRLMEEVNVLRAKVSEDKQLVSSGIAGTERQKALGKAKAEGLLKGLIGRLGDLGTIDKKYDAAISTTTAALDSYVVETTNDGHEAIDYLVKRNLGRTNFIILDKTNEFKDSIDTKKKFPAPRLFDLIDIPDPRLRKVFYSTVFDTLVVDTLKEATELSRKDRSLRIVTLLGQVIDSSGTVSGGGAPKYGLMGNKEKGQAEKAMRDAQSRLPAMTKELDEKSEKLAETSASCRQMEQRIFALSNETNRLRAQFNSCDNEILKLTERIAHMEKQVVYVSEQLEKNLADEAEVAAKKAEIEAATAEREECAKEVAAAKAKVDVVAAKVKSIFHEFVQKYLDEADTAKKRRQEIEEQAVKERVSIDLNEHNMEKVQNRIKFLEKQLADKKAKEQKLAEEEENLPKLVNQAKATQAELKEKLEELEEFIKNTRQRREDFNRDELKFLKEVKQCTDDLNEKDACLKGLRIETEKLRKQMDALTLHQTQEFDIIPKKTKRFDIDDPMDDSFFADLSLVDRPQEKKDKKGDKKKGADEAIEFLESPDGTVPKLTREEVAKLDREHIKFTLTNIEQKQLSSRTDINMHVISDYRVKLAKLETERAVLDAARETMEEHMAVLDNMRRDRLAEFMDGFERIGLGLKEMYQMITLGGDASLDLKDSMDPFTQGIQFMVRPPKKSWKQIENLSGGEKTLASLSLVFALHHYRPTPLYVMDEIDAALDFRNVSIIAHYVKDRTKNAQFVIISLRNNMFELGDRLIGIYKTFDRSQNVVIDPPQVKSVQAECARRDQEVLTKESSASDEEIDDDDMDDLFPPTVKDSHRRRSRAFSRGDNKENRLSRISQRTRLPSIAEDRETDAS